One window of Streptomyces sp. SUK 48 genomic DNA carries:
- a CDS encoding FkbM family methyltransferase, whose amino-acid sequence MRARRIAAVAATLRWGAHRFPFVEDEVAGLRAFVPAGSVCVDAGAEYGLYTWVLAALAGPSGRVHSVEPLPGPYRLLRSTARLLGARNVTVHRAALGDWCGSGTLSLPVRRGLPVHGRAYLTAGADGPGPNTEFRDSRTVPAPVRTLDQLAQEIALERLTFVKADVEGTELALLKGGSATLLRHRPTLLLEIERRHLAKYGADPADVLTHLRDLGYRAHCWRRGRWDPVTRITDDRRNYLFTT is encoded by the coding sequence GTGAGGGCCCGTCGTATCGCGGCGGTGGCGGCCACCCTGCGGTGGGGCGCCCACCGGTTCCCGTTCGTCGAGGACGAGGTGGCGGGTCTACGGGCGTTCGTACCGGCGGGATCGGTGTGCGTGGACGCGGGCGCGGAGTACGGGCTGTACACCTGGGTGCTGGCCGCCCTGGCCGGGCCGTCCGGCCGGGTGCACAGCGTCGAGCCGCTGCCCGGTCCCTACCGCCTGCTCCGCAGCACCGCGCGGCTCCTGGGCGCCCGCAACGTGACCGTGCACCGCGCCGCCCTCGGTGACTGGTGCGGGTCCGGAACGCTCAGCCTGCCGGTACGGCGAGGTCTGCCGGTGCACGGGCGGGCCTATCTCACCGCGGGCGCGGACGGGCCCGGCCCCAATACCGAGTTCCGCGACTCCCGCACCGTGCCGGCCCCGGTCCGGACCCTCGACCAGCTGGCCCAGGAGATCGCCCTGGAGCGGCTGACGTTCGTCAAGGCCGATGTCGAGGGCACTGAACTCGCCCTGCTGAAGGGAGGCTCGGCCACTCTGCTCCGCCACCGGCCCACGCTGCTGCTGGAGATCGAGCGGCGCCACCTGGCGAAGTACGGCGCGGATCCGGCCGATGTCCTCACCCACCTGCGGGACTTGGGTTACCGGGCCCACTGCTGGCGCCGTGGCCGCTGGGATCCCGTCACCCGCATCACCGACGACCGCCGCAACTACCTCTTCACCACCTGA